In Panicum virgatum strain AP13 chromosome 4N, P.virgatum_v5, whole genome shotgun sequence, a single window of DNA contains:
- the LOC120669313 gene encoding RING-H2 finger protein ATL43-like, giving the protein MPQSPPLRRWAMTPPSPVWWPPPPPPPSDGRYSTIAGLTIAIGIFTFVLICLCRLPRRDHASAEADSAEAMADLAAVQPRTTTGTQEPWDDGDEQRQRRVGTTAGLPSFTYDRSVKHNMTGGGAGEEEATCSVCLGVFQVGETVRLLPVCLHLYHVECIDPWLDAHATCPICRSCIDLTTDGRLHPPV; this is encoded by the coding sequence ATGCCTCAGTCTCCGCCGCTGCGCCGCTGGGCAATGACGCCACCATCCCCTGtgtggtggccgccgccgccgccgccgccgagtgaTGGCCGCTACTCCACGATCGCCGGCCTCACCATCGCCATAGGGATCTTCACGTTCGTGCTAATCTGCTTGTGCAGGCTGCCCCGGCGAGATCACGCCAGCGCCGAGGCCGACTCCGCCGAGGCGATGGcagacctcgccgccgtgcagCCACGGACAACTACAGGGACACAGGAGCCATGGGACGACGGGGACGAGCAGCGCCAGAGGCGCGTCGGCACGACGGCGGGCCTCCCGTCGTTCACATACGACCGGTCGGTGAAGCACAACatgacgggcggcggcgccggtgaggaggaggcgacgtgCTCGGTGTGCCTCGGCGTGTTCCAGGTCGGGGAGACGGTTCGGCTGCTGCCGGTGTGCCTGCACCTGTACCACGTCGAGTGCATCGACCCGTGGCTGGACGCGCACGCGACGTGCCCTATCTGCAGGTCGTGCATCGACCTGACGACGGACGGCCGGCTACACCCGCCGGTTTAG
- the LOC120669314 gene encoding RING-H2 finger protein ATL39-like has protein sequence MEAAAGATAGSKLEFWGRGHRSLIGEQRRQGGADAAADCQPRYGGQQARGRGDALPPESEPRRASATASLPSFTYNRSVKHNVTGGGAGEEAATCSVCLGAFQDGETVRLLPVCLHLYHVECIDPWLEAHSSCPICRTRLEPAVDGGLLPPV, from the exons atggaggccgccgccggcgccaccgcagGCTCAAAGCTCGAGTTCTGGGGGCGGGGCCATCGCAG CCTCATCGGGGAGCAGCGTCGCCAGGGCGGCGCCGACGCGGCCGCCGATTGTCAGCCGCGCTACGGCGGGCAGcaggcgcgcggccgcggcgacgcgCTTCCACCAGAGAGCGAGCCGCGGCGTGCCAGCGCGACGGCGAGCCTCCCGTCGTTCACGTACAACCGGTCGGTGAAGCACAACGTGacgggcggtggcgccggcgaggaggcggcgacgtGCTCGGTGTGCCTGGGCGCGTTCCAGGACGGGGAGACAGTGCGGCTGCTGCCGGTGTGCCTGCACCTGTACCACGTCGAGTGCATCGATCCGTGGCTGGAGGCGCACTCCTCGTGCCCGATCTGCCGGACACGCCTGGAGCCGGCAGTGGACGGCGGCCTTCTGCCGCCGGTTTAA
- the LOC120669316 gene encoding uncharacterized protein LOC120669316 — protein sequence MAHSPSHSGYSFSSDDELPVVPASSSVIQGISIRHHVPVILDMDDDNYGQWRLFFDSTLGMFGVKSHVRTLRTAMANGAWWTPASSTGSLPPSLSTGIYDMVRRDRHNAFLLWHAIEGLFRDNELQHAVLLETELRSLQQGDMSVNNYCTKVKRTPTSCATSAIPSPSRARSSTSSVASTPTSSW from the coding sequence ATGGCGCACTCGCCCAGCCACTCCGGCTACTCTTTCTCGTCCGACGATGAACTTCCCGTCGTCCCAGCCTCCTCCTCTGTGATCCAAGGCATCTCCATCCGCCACCACGTTCCTGTCATCCTTGACATGGACGACGACAACTACGGCCAGTGGCGCCTCTTCTTCGACTCTACGCTCGGCATGTTCGGCGTCAAGAGCCATGTTCGCACCCTGCGGACCGCGATGGCGAATGGCGCATGGTGGACTCCTGCATCGTCAACTGGATCCTTGCCACCGTCGCTCTCCACGGGCATCTACGACATGGTTCGCCGCGATCGCCACAACGCCTTCCTCCTGTGGCACGCCATTGAAGGCCTTTTCCGCGACAACGAGCTGCAGCACGCCGTGCTCCTGGAAACCGAGCTGCGCTCCCTGCAGCAAGGTGACATGTCCGTGAACAACTACTGCACCAAAGTCAAGCGCACGCCGACAAGCTGCGCGACATCGGCCATCCCGTCTCCGAGCCGAGCCAGGTCCTCAACCTCCTCCGTGGCCTCAACCCCCACGTCAAGCTGGTGA
- the LOC120669317 gene encoding RING-H2 finger protein ATL68-like: MAGYLPPGFPYFTPPPSRWARPPPPPPPRPRQVTPPRSSSDNSPASPGGVIAGVAISAGAFLLVLTFLCSLCRGYRNSRADAAADAAAANAALALRPRVPAPPVLPAAAWDDWNEEQHHLRGRDRSSDRPRRASPTAGLPSFTYNRSVRHNVTGTGGEEAATCSVCLGAFLVGETVRLLPVCLHLYHVECIDPWLDAHSTCPICRSGTDLNTEGSLLPPV, from the coding sequence ATGGCCGGTTACTTGCCGCCAGGCTTCCCTTACTTTACTCCGCCCCCGTCGCGCtgggcgcggccgccaccgccaccgccaccgcgaccgcgtcAGGTGACGCCGCCGAGGTCGTCAAGCGATAACAGCCCGGCGTCCCCAGGCGGGGTCATCGCGGGCGTCGCCATCTCTGCCGGAGCCTTCCTGCTTGTGCTCACCTTCTTGTGCAGCCTCTGCCGAGGGTACCGCAACAGCCGCGCCGATGCCGcggccgacgccgcggcggcgaatgCAGCCCTCGCCCTGCGGCCGCGGGTGCCAGCGCCACCTGTACTGCCGGCGGCCGCATGGGACGACTGGAACGAGGAGCAGCACCATCTGCGCGGGCGAGACCGCAGCAGCGACCGCCCGCGGCGAGCCAGCCCGACGGCGGGCCTCCCGTCGTTCACGTACAACCGGTCGGTGCGGCACAACGTGacgggcaccggcggcgaggaggcggcgacgtGCTCGGTGTGCCTGGGCGCGTTCCTggtcggggagacggtgcggctGCTGCCGGTGTGCCTGCACCTGTACCACGTCGAGTGCATCGACCCGTGGCTGGACGCGCACTCGACGTGCCCGATCTGCAGGTCGGGCACCGACCTGAACACGGAAGGCAGCCTGCTTCCTCCGGTCTAG